From the genome of Daphnia pulex isolate KAP4 chromosome 12, ASM2113471v1:
AAGTGTCAACTTCTTCACGAATGTCAAGATCACTGAGAACTTTGCCATCTTGCGAGGCTTCAATTAAAAGATCAAGAAAAGCCAAACGCGGTTTCTCtgtgacaaataaaaaatagccaAATTATCACTTGTTTTATAGCCAATTGACATATTGGACAATTTTGATTGAAGGTATTTTAttacttgaaatgaaatcgtCTTCTCCATTTGGCGTCGTCTCGGTCTTTTTCTGTTGCTGAGCTTTGCGCAACTTGTGTTCATTTTTTCGCTCACGAATCACCTATAAGGTAGGTAGTCCAATGAACGagcacaaaaaaaagtcaattagCGCTGTGAATCGTCTAGCGTTAAGCGGTGCAACTTTAATAGAAGGAACACAGACTATCATTAAAAAGGGTGTGTCTGGGAAAGAATCCTAATCTCGCGATGCTTTCCAAAATggccaatttttttcaactttcagTTTGGCAACTTTACGTTAAACGTTTCCCTTTACCATTTCCTCACAGACCAGACCACAATCCAAGTTGTGATATTAAAAAAGGTTATATTGAAGTTTACCGACCGGAGTCGTTCTTCCGTATAGTACCACTGGAAAGTTCCGCATTGCTCAATCGTCTGTGTCCCTTGCGCTGTTTTCACCATTCCGGAATATATCGAGGAGAACCTATTCCATTGTGTACCTGATCAGTGAATCCATGGAGAATGGACAGGCACCTCTTTTGCTCAGATCCGAGAGGAAACAGACGAAATAGCCAATCCGGTTGAAGCCATGGCCGAGTTTGACGCGCTTGGATGATGTGGCCCATGCTGTTAATTGGATGAAAACAAATCGACAATTTTGACGTATGCGAATTGAATAGCGGATGTTGCGTTATCCTCACTTGTAAACAGCTTTGACGTATTCGGAATCTGTGTTGCTCTGAGCATCGACGTGGCGCCCCATTGCCGTTTCTGAATAATGTTGTCACGCGACAAAATAACTTGTCAGTGTGGTAATAACTAATAGGCCTACAACCAAGAATATTTGAGCAATCTCGTTACCGCAAATGACATCAAGTGTACAGAGGGTGATGTATGGGAAAACGTCAAAATCTTGGCCGACTTTCTCGTTTAGTCGTTGGACGAGAACGGCACTTTGCTCGTTGAAGACTTGGACAAAATCTTCGAGAATTTTGAAGTGAAACGTTGGCGTCAACAATTTGCGCCTCTGATGCCATTTTTGACCTGCAATTAAAGTAAACAGGGAGCAGCTCATTACCAGAGCCAATAAAAGGATTAATATCCCGTACGTTCctaattataatttaatttacctgTGCTCGTCAAGAGACCAGTGGCTAGCCAAGGTTGGATGTAGTCATATTCTGGACCCTTGTCAATAATTTTATTGCTACTTAGCACCACCTAAAATgagagaaatttaaatttaggtaATTATGTACTAGAAGAATAGTTCGTTTACCTCTGCACTTTCAGCACCGCCGAGTAGAAACCAGGGTTGAGGTCCGATCCAGATACGTATAATTGAACTTTTGTTATATTTCTGGTATAGCTCATAGGCATGAGGCATGATctcttgaaaatgaaagaaaatcaaagatttTGGCATTTAAAACGGTTGATATCGTGAAATACGTTCAGGTGGGAGGACGAACTCCGTGGCGCTTCCAAATAGCGGAATCTGAGCTGGCGGCCCGGGGACTTTGGAACATCGTTGAACGTACTGCAaatcaaagataaaataagggaaaaaaataatgattaattaTTGTTGGGCCATTTGCGTATTTACTGCTTTGCATATTGTTTACCTTGTAACGCCGGAATAACGCATTGCCAACAGCAAAGAGTACGATGCTTGCTATGGTTAAGACTAGCGTTAATTTGTTCGgaaacaaattataaaaatcagaaacgaTTTGGACGGCCATGATGATGTTTGTTCATACAAACTGACAAGGCAACAGCTAAATTGCGACTGAACTCAAGGGTCGTCAAAGTTGTGATGTATTTGATTGAACGCCTTTGGGGACCAGTTATCAAGGCAACCAAACGAAACGGGTTCTTATCAAATTAGGATTGCAGTGAATATATTCCGTGCTGCTGAGCACACGCATTTTTATTATCGGTAGATCGAAAcatctttctgtttttgtaACGAAATTTTGGGATAAATTGTACAATAAACTAATTATAAACCAAGGCGAATTACATAAGCTATTGATATCTTCTGATCGTTCCACACACCAAAGAGGAGAGTAGAAACAAAGCAAAAGCAAATGCGaaagtaattttttggttgtttgtaaGATTAGTTTTAGCGaatttttacatcaaataGGTTAACCATTTGTGTGACTAAATAAGGCAGTTACCccatatgttttttaaatgactgGTGACCCTGTTGGAAATTTAGGAGTCAAGTGGAGTCGAATTCCGTCGCGTGGCCGTAAAATTAATTCAGCCAAGACAGGCATATCATCCGCCTTGTCCAAGGATTTGACGTGGAAGCGACGTAACACGGAAGCGAGGATTATCTTCTCTTCCATTTGAGCAAATTTTTGCCCTACAAATTGCCAAGAAAAATATAGCAAACGCAATTTAAAATCTCGTGATAAGGTTTAAGGAAATTACCAATGCAGTTACGAGGTCCAGCGCTGAATGGGACATAGGCATACGGATGTCGACCTTGAATGTTTTCCGGAAAGAAACGCTCCGGTTTGAAACTCTCCGGATCGGGGAAGTAGGTAGGATCGCGGTGGATTATGTAGGGGACGATCATCAATGTGGATCCTACGGGAATGTCGTATCCACCTATGCGATTACATACGTATACAGTAAAAGTTTAAAGAATTGAATGACTCATTATCGACTTACACACTGTTACATCTTCCAGGAGTGCTCTAGACATA
Proteins encoded in this window:
- the LOC124209617 gene encoding cytochrome P450 4c3-like, whose protein sequence is MAVQIVSDFYNLFPNKLTLVLTIASIVLFAVGNALFRRYKYVQRCSKVPGPPAQIPLFGSATEFVLPPEQIMPHAYELYQKYNKSSIIRIWIGPQPWFLLGGAESAEVVLSSNKIIDKGPEYDYIQPWLATGLLTSTGQKWHQRRKLLTPTFHFKILEDFVQVFNEQSAVLVQRLNEKVGQDFDVFPYITLCTLDVICETAMGRHVDAQSNTDSEYVKAVYNMGHIIQARQTRPWLQPDWLFRLFPLGSEQKRCLSILHGFTDQVIRERKNEHKLRKAQQQKKTETTPNGEDDFISKKPRLAFLDLLIEASQDGKVLSDLDIREEVDTFMFEGHDTTAAAINWSLLLIGNHPEVQEQINEEMLRVFGDSDRPVTMTDLSDLKYLECCIKEALRLYPSVPFFSRILMEDVAACGYVLPAGASVVAMSYVIHRDPKYFPEPECFKPERFFPENIIGRHPYAYVPFSAGPRNCIGQKFALMEEKIILASVLRRFHVKALDKPSDVPIVTELILRPLDGIRLRLTLNKKST